One genomic segment of Allocatelliglobosispora scoriae includes these proteins:
- a CDS encoding serine/threonine-protein kinase, giving the protein MLDRGLTLGGRYTLVTLIARGGMGEVWLADDMVLDRRVAVKILLPNLATDPGFAARFRAEARAMAALSDPGIVEIYDYGQTDSLAYLVMQFVEGESLLSLVDRVGPLEPSRAMRILAQAADAIHVAHKQGIVHRDVKPANLLLRLDGRLALTDFGIARIIAADRLTAAGEFFGTASYLAPEQVTGAEIGPATDVYALGIVAYEMLAGRKPFAGDNPLEVALQHVNEAPPELPASIPGPVRAIVMRALAKDPAQRWPSAAALAHAAATARRELTATATLPRPVAAHAAAPRRRRWAVLAGAVAALVLVPVAIFVFADGGADDARPQGAAASPSASPAVAASGVPTPSVSPSVRVTPSRRAPSASAAPSGGGPSATASPTAEPSPLPAKRMVPGMYGWREVEVRAEMKRLELVARIEYRSTFDKCYVIDQSPPGGTVVPAGSTVDVVIATATGICIVV; this is encoded by the coding sequence ATGCTGGACCGGGGGTTGACGCTCGGCGGCCGCTACACGCTCGTCACCCTGATCGCCCGCGGCGGGATGGGCGAGGTGTGGCTCGCCGACGACATGGTGCTCGATCGCCGTGTCGCGGTGAAGATCCTGCTGCCGAACCTCGCCACGGACCCCGGGTTCGCCGCCCGGTTCCGGGCCGAGGCGCGGGCGATGGCGGCGCTGAGCGATCCCGGCATCGTCGAGATCTACGACTACGGCCAGACCGACTCGCTCGCCTACCTGGTGATGCAGTTCGTCGAGGGCGAGTCGCTGCTCTCCCTCGTGGACAGGGTGGGCCCGCTGGAGCCGTCGCGGGCGATGCGGATCCTGGCCCAGGCCGCCGACGCCATCCACGTGGCTCACAAGCAGGGGATCGTCCACCGCGACGTCAAGCCCGCCAACCTGCTGCTCCGACTGGACGGGCGGCTGGCGCTGACCGACTTCGGCATCGCCCGGATAATCGCCGCCGACCGGCTCACGGCGGCCGGGGAGTTCTTCGGCACCGCCTCCTATCTGGCCCCGGAGCAGGTCACCGGGGCTGAGATCGGTCCGGCGACCGATGTGTACGCGCTCGGCATCGTCGCCTACGAGATGCTGGCGGGACGCAAGCCGTTCGCGGGCGACAACCCGCTCGAGGTGGCACTTCAGCACGTCAACGAGGCACCCCCGGAGCTGCCCGCGAGCATTCCGGGACCGGTCCGGGCCATCGTGATGCGGGCGCTGGCGAAGGACCCCGCCCAACGCTGGCCCAGCGCCGCCGCACTCGCGCACGCCGCCGCCACGGCCCGCCGGGAGCTCACGGCGACGGCGACGCTGCCCCGTCCTGTCGCCGCCCACGCGGCAGCTCCTCGCCGCCGGAGATGGGCGGTGCTCGCCGGTGCAGTGGCGGCGCTGGTGCTCGTACCCGTCGCGATCTTCGTTTTTGCCGATGGCGGCGCTGACGACGCTCGGCCGCAGGGCGCCGCGGCCTCGCCTTCCGCGAGCCCTGCCGTCGCCGCCTCGGGCGTGCCGACGCCGAGCGTGTCGCCGTCCGTGCGCGTGACGCCCAGCCGCCGCGCGCCCTCGGCCTCGGCCGCGCCCAGCGGCGGCGGGCCGTCCGCGACCGCGTCCCCCACGGCCGAGCCGAGCCCGCTGCCCGCGAAGCGGATGGTGCCGGGCATGTACGGCTGGCGGGAGGTCGAGGTCCGGGCGGAGATGAAGCGCCTGGAGCTCGTCGCCCGCATCGAGTACAGGTCCACGTTCGACAAGTGCTATGTCATCGATCAGTCCCCGCCGGGAGGCACGGTCGTGCCCGCCGGTTCCACGGTCGACGTCGTGATCGCCACGGCGACCGGCATCTGCATCGTCGTCTAG